A portion of the Scleropages formosus chromosome 15, fSclFor1.1, whole genome shotgun sequence genome contains these proteins:
- the armh4 gene encoding armadillo-like helical domain-containing protein 4, translating into MPRGVILQLCLMAGVSLWTNATPLPPHSSGVLPLAEQLGQRKAKESVLEQRPTGGGEPVATPATPFTPSSPAAASEMGSNPTNSWSPELQMSEPQGSSSGAGGLAGRRGGSEAPRVSVKVSAWGDREQVAQEMGKENSRGGKLDAAGLGSSTVATSGFHATEGYRHNSPPVAEDQMARGGVHTAAPRTTSSPQMRLAVVKYPGEPRKVGGASEQGHEHQLLRQEAPALERDEKGARGADEVLMEPPTALLGEEPCGQTAGTVEPKKAGLGEDLGPRGSAALEDLQLPGAPGAPAPSYSSAPSHFAASSAHAESGLGDTGHSLEPLRTGLPLSQDEAGTVGGMPPGAMPTAPAGGAVAGSHGASALQDGNWSALPEKGAVTAVTLPLSTSPPMGPPKEVTAAVDAPTSSYSAKTQVPLLTEGPSAPWQTSGTELSDTVSLSQLQPLTAPPPGPPLDYGSLESEDLGVIKSPPGATETSTVGSDAVSAASVPFRTSPTAVTSLSLPKSKSGLEELESEEEHDEDDEDTEESEEEESQEDTEETPTPAPHAYSHVPYHLYSNSIWVQRHQGLVRSWVEKIRDKAGYVSGMLAPVGIGVAGALFILGALYSIKVMHRKRRSSFKHQRRKHRETTSRQDRVMLLADSSEDEF; encoded by the exons ATGCCCCGTGGTGTGATTCTGCAGCTGTGCCTGATGGCGGGGGTCAGCCTATGGACCAACGCcacgcccctccccccacacagtTCGGGGGTGCTGCCCCTTGCGGAGCAGCTCGGGCAAAGGAAGGCCAAAGAGTCTGTGCTGGAGCAACGGCCGACGGGGGGAGGTGAACCTGTCGCCACGCCCGCCACGCCCTTCACGCCATCTAGCCCGGCAGCAGCCAGTGAGATGGGGTCAAATCCCACTAATAGCTGGTCTCCTGAGTTACAAATGAGTGAGCCACAAGGTTCAAGCTCAGGGGCAGGTGGCCTCGCTGGACGCCGTGGAGGAAGCGAGGCCCCACGCGTGTCTGTAAAGGTGAGCGCATGGGGGGATCGCGAGCAGGTAGCACAGGAAATGGGCAAAGAAAACTCCAGAGGGGGTAAGTTGGATGCTGCGGGACTCGGGTCCTCAACTGTAGCTACTTCGGGGTTCCATGCTACAGAAGGGTATCGACACAACTCGCCACCGGTAGCCGAGGACCAAATGGCCCGAGGAGGGGTGCATACAGCTGCACCGAGAACCACTAGCTCACCGCAGATGAGACTGGCTGTGGTGAAATACCCTGGGGAGCCCAGGAAAGTAGGAGGAGCCTCAGAGCAGGGTCATGAACACCAGCTCCTCAGGCAGGAGGCGCCAGCACTAGAGAGGGACGAGAAGGGGGCCAGGGGTGCTGACGAAGTCCTCATGGAGCCGCCCACTGCCCTCCTCGGGGAGGAACCCTGCGGTCAAACCGCTGGCACCGTGGAACCGAAGAAGGCGGGGCTCGGGGAGGACCTCGGCCCCCGAGGGTCTGCAGCGCTGGAGGACCTCCAGCTTCCTGGTGCACCAGGGGCCCCGGCGCCATCGTACAGCTCTGCGCCGTCACACTTTGCGGCCAGCAGCGCACATGCGGAGAGTGGCTTGGGAGACACGGGCCACAGCCTCGAACCCTTGCGCACAGGCCTCCCTTTGTCCCAGGATGAAG CAGGGACTGTGGGTGGGATGCCGCCTGGGGCCATGCCCACCGCACCAGCGGGGGGCGCTGTGGCCGGGTCCCACGGAGCGTCTGCGTTGCAGGACGGGAACTGGAGCGCATTGCCCGAGAAGGGAGCGGTCACCGCCGTCACCCTCCCCTTGTCGACGTCTCCTCCCATGGGACCACCAAAGGAGGTGACGGCAGCTGTAGACGCTCCCACCTCCTCCTACTCCGCGAAGACTCAAGTCCCTCTTCTGACAGAGGGGCCTTCTGCGCCGTGGCAGACTTCTGGCACTGAGCTCTCAGACACAGTGAGCCTTTCTCAGCTGCAACCCCTCACAGCGCCCCCTCCGGGACCCCCGCTGGACTATGGGAGCCTTGAATCTGAGG ATCTTGGCGTGATTAAGAGTCCACCTGGTGCTACAGAAACCTCTACAGTGGGCAGTGATGCAGTAAGCGCTGCCAGTGTACCCTTCCGCACAAGCCCGACCGCAGTAACCAGCCTTTCCCTGCCCAAGTCCAAGTCAGGTCTGGAAGAGCTGGAGTCCGAAG AGGAGCACGACGAGGATGACGAGGATACAGAGGAgtctgaggaagaggagagccAAGAGGACACGGAAGAGACCCCAACCCCTGCACCTCACGCCTACAGCCACGTCCCGTACCACCTTTACTCCAACTCGATTTGGGTGCAGCGCCACCAGGGACTGG tgcgcAGCTGGGTGGAGAAGATCCGAGACAAG GCAGGATACGTGTCGGGGATGTTGGCCCCCGTGGGCATCGGCGTTGCGGGGGCCCTCTTCATCCTGGGAGCTCTCTATAGCATCAAGGTGATGCACCGCAAGAGGAGGAGCAGCTTCAAACACCAGAGGAGGAAG CACAGGGAGACGACCAGCAGGCAGGACCGAGTGATGCTGCTGGCTGACAGCTCCGAGGATGAGTTCTGA